From a single Nitrogeniibacter mangrovi genomic region:
- a CDS encoding MalY/PatB family protein — protein MRPRPPEFDFTTPVDRRAVPGDKWGRYAGRDVIPMWVADMDFAAPPAVLEALHARIDHGVFGYTDAWPSLIEAVVEGIARDHDWHIEPDWLVWLPGVVTGFNVACALAGGSGDGVFTATPVYPPFLGAPANVGRQLQRADLVCAADHWQWDWEAVDAAIDARTRMILLCNPHNPVGRVFTRDELSAVADRALRHDLIICSDEIHCGLVLDGTHVPIAAIDPHVARRTITLMAPSKTWNIAALYSSFAIIPDPVLRRRYRRAMRGLVPHPNVLGLVATEAAYREGNAWRLALLDTLRHNRDQVMAAVAALPGLRTTVPEATYLAWIDCREAGLDDPAAFFEAHGVGLSDGKAFGAPAGWLRLNFGCPPVTLQAGLDRMATALSAR, from the coding sequence ATGCGCCCGCGCCCACCCGAGTTCGATTTCACCACCCCCGTCGATCGCCGCGCCGTCCCCGGCGACAAATGGGGGCGCTACGCCGGACGCGACGTCATCCCCATGTGGGTGGCGGACATGGATTTCGCCGCCCCGCCCGCCGTGCTCGAGGCCCTGCACGCCCGCATCGATCATGGCGTGTTCGGCTACACAGACGCCTGGCCGAGCCTGATCGAAGCGGTCGTCGAAGGTATCGCCCGCGACCATGACTGGCACATCGAGCCGGACTGGCTGGTCTGGCTGCCGGGGGTGGTCACCGGCTTCAACGTCGCCTGCGCGCTCGCCGGCGGCAGTGGGGACGGGGTATTTACCGCCACGCCGGTCTACCCCCCCTTCCTGGGCGCACCCGCCAATGTCGGCCGCCAGCTGCAACGCGCCGACCTGGTCTGCGCGGCCGACCACTGGCAGTGGGATTGGGAGGCGGTGGACGCGGCCATCGACGCGCGCACCCGCATGATCCTGCTGTGCAACCCGCACAATCCGGTCGGGCGGGTGTTCACCCGGGACGAACTGAGCGCCGTGGCCGACAGGGCGCTGCGCCACGACCTGATCATCTGTTCGGACGAGATCCACTGCGGCCTCGTGCTCGACGGCACCCATGTGCCGATCGCGGCCATCGATCCGCACGTCGCCCGGCGCACCATCACCCTGATGGCGCCCAGCAAGACCTGGAACATCGCCGCGCTGTACAGCAGCTTCGCCATCATCCCGGACCCCGTGCTGCGTCGCCGCTATCGTCGCGCCATGCGCGGGCTGGTGCCGCATCCGAATGTGCTCGGGCTGGTGGCCACCGAAGCGGCCTACCGTGAGGGCAACGCCTGGCGCCTGGCGCTGCTCGACACCCTGCGGCACAACCGCGACCAGGTGATGGCCGCCGTCGCCGCCCTGCCGGGTCTGCGCACCACCGTCCCCGAAGCGACCTACCTGGCGTGGATCGACTGCCGCGAGGCCGGTCTGGACGATCCGGCGGCGTTCTTCGAGGCGCATGGCGTCGGATTGTCCGACGGCAAGGCCTTCGGCGCGCCAGCGGGCTGGCTCCGCCTCAATTTCGGTTGTCCGCCGGTCACGCTGCAGGCCGGACTGGATCGCATGGCCACCGCCCTGTCGGCACGATGA
- a CDS encoding zinc-dependent alcohol dehydrogenase family protein produces MQAYQLTAGQSFKSLTRIDLPAPTPGPNEVQVRVKAVSLNFRDLMIADGLYPVGSDAPVIPCSDGAGEVIAIGAGVTRFQVGDVVAGSFFPDWIGGEQTPAAVARSLGANMPGMLAEEVVLPESALVRAPAHMSAREAATLPCAALTAWRSMFEVGQLKPGQRVLLLGTGGVSIWALQMAHAAGLEAIITSSSDAKLAQARALGAAATINYRDTPEWQDEVLKLTGGNGVDLVVEVGGQGTLRRSINSTCMGGMTVIIGGVSGFGGDFDPLGVILGARRMSGVFVGSRQMFEDMNRFLEISGLRPVIDRGFAFDDAAQAYEHLANGRHFGKVVIDVNA; encoded by the coding sequence ATGCAAGCCTACCAACTTACCGCAGGCCAGTCTTTCAAGAGCCTCACCCGCATCGACCTGCCGGCACCGACCCCGGGACCGAACGAAGTCCAGGTCCGCGTCAAGGCCGTTTCGCTCAACTTTCGCGACCTGATGATCGCCGACGGGCTTTACCCGGTCGGCAGTGACGCGCCGGTCATTCCCTGCTCCGACGGCGCCGGCGAGGTCATCGCCATCGGTGCGGGGGTCACCCGCTTCCAGGTGGGCGACGTGGTCGCCGGCAGCTTCTTCCCCGACTGGATCGGCGGCGAACAGACCCCCGCCGCCGTTGCCCGTTCGCTGGGCGCCAACATGCCCGGCATGCTCGCCGAGGAGGTCGTCCTGCCGGAGAGCGCGCTGGTCAGGGCTCCGGCCCATATGAGCGCCCGCGAAGCGGCCACCCTGCCCTGTGCCGCGCTGACCGCGTGGCGCAGCATGTTCGAGGTGGGCCAGCTCAAGCCCGGCCAGCGGGTCCTGCTGCTGGGCACCGGCGGGGTCTCCATCTGGGCGCTGCAGATGGCCCACGCCGCCGGGCTGGAGGCCATCATCACCTCCTCCAGCGACGCCAAGCTGGCGCAGGCGCGCGCGCTGGGTGCGGCGGCCACGATCAACTATCGCGACACCCCCGAGTGGCAGGACGAAGTGCTCAAGCTGACCGGCGGCAACGGCGTCGATCTGGTCGTGGAGGTCGGCGGCCAGGGCACCCTGCGCCGCTCCATCAACAGCACCTGCATGGGCGGCATGACCGTCATCATCGGCGGCGTCAGCGGCTTCGGGGGCGATTTCGATCCGCTCGGGGTGATTCTGGGTGCCCGCCGCATGAGCGGCGTCTTCGTCGGCAGCCGGCAGATGTTCGAGGACATGAACCGCTTCCTCGAGATCAGCGGCCTGCGTCCGGTCATCGATCGCGGCTTTGCCTTCGACGACGCCGCCCAGGCCTATGAGCACCTGGCGAACGGCCGCCATTTCGGCAAGGTGGTGATCGACGTGAACGCCTGA
- the ssb gene encoding single-stranded DNA-binding protein, whose protein sequence is MASVNKVILVGNLGRDPEIRYAPSGDAICNVSLATTDTWRDKQSGEKREATEWHRVVFFGKLAEIAGQYLKKGRSIYVEGRLQTRKWQDQNGQDRYTTEIRANEMQMLGGRGEGGDAPMGGDSYGAPQQSSRPAPSQAPAQGGGAPAASGGGFGDFDDDIPF, encoded by the coding sequence ATGGCATCGGTGAACAAGGTCATTCTGGTCGGCAATCTCGGGCGTGATCCGGAAATCCGCTATGCCCCGTCGGGCGACGCGATCTGCAACGTCAGCCTGGCGACCACCGACACCTGGCGCGACAAGCAAAGCGGCGAAAAGCGCGAGGCGACCGAGTGGCACCGGGTGGTGTTCTTCGGCAAGCTCGCCGAAATCGCCGGCCAGTACCTCAAGAAGGGCCGTTCGATCTACGTGGAAGGCCGCCTGCAGACCCGCAAATGGCAGGATCAGAACGGTCAGGACCGCTACACCACCGAGATCCGCGCCAACGAGATGCAGATGCTCGGCGGGCGTGGCGAAGGCGGCGATGCCCCCATGGGCGGCGACAGCTACGGGGCTCCCCAGCAAAGCAGCCGCCCCGCGCCCAGCCAGGCGCCGGCCCAGGGCGGTGGCGCACCGGCGGCCTCGGGCGGGGGCTTCGGCGACTTCGACGACGACATCCCGTTCTGA
- a CDS encoding MFS transporter, translating into MKDAVTMTGLERRATFSLAAVFGLRMFGMFSILPVLALYARSLPGEVTPFMIGLALGVDGLAQAFLQVPFGLLSDRIGRKRVIYMGLTLFAIGSFVAALAPNIYIIILGRLMQGTGAVASAIIALIADLTREEHRSKSMAVIGMSIGLTFGASMVLGPALSHLIGVPGIFALTGVLALGAMAVVRFVVPDPAVSRVHADAETVPAMVTDVLRNTELQRLNFGIFSLHAALRGLFVVVPLLLVQVGGLDVSKHWEVYLPIMVISFIGSIPAIILAEARGKMKPVFVSAVALLFVSTLSLALLVGNFTGIVASLFGFFLAFNLLEATLPSLVSKIAPSGCKGTAIGVYNSFQFLGLFLGGALGGFLVQHVGDAALFVFAAGLAAAWLMLAISMQPPPAVRTRLFEVGEMSEDRGKELSSALAHVPGVVEAVVIASEGVAYLKVKMAGWDESGALELMKQGK; encoded by the coding sequence ATGAAAGACGCTGTCACCATGACCGGACTCGAACGGCGCGCGACTTTCTCGCTCGCCGCCGTGTTCGGTTTGCGCATGTTCGGCATGTTCTCCATCCTGCCGGTGCTCGCGCTCTACGCGCGCAGCCTGCCGGGCGAAGTCACCCCCTTCATGATCGGCCTCGCGCTGGGCGTGGACGGCCTCGCGCAGGCCTTCCTGCAGGTGCCCTTCGGGCTGCTGTCCGACCGCATCGGGCGCAAGCGCGTGATCTACATGGGCCTGACCCTGTTCGCCATCGGCAGCTTCGTGGCCGCGCTGGCGCCCAACATCTACATCATCATCCTCGGCCGTCTGATGCAGGGGACCGGCGCTGTGGCCTCGGCCATCATCGCGCTGATCGCCGACCTGACCCGCGAGGAGCACCGCTCCAAGTCGATGGCCGTGATCGGCATGAGCATCGGCCTCACCTTCGGCGCCTCGATGGTGCTCGGCCCCGCGCTCAGCCACCTGATCGGCGTGCCCGGCATCTTCGCGCTGACCGGCGTGCTCGCCCTCGGCGCCATGGCGGTGGTGCGCTTCGTGGTGCCCGATCCGGCCGTCAGTCGCGTCCATGCCGACGCCGAAACCGTGCCGGCCATGGTGACGGACGTGCTGCGCAACACCGAGCTGCAACGCCTGAACTTCGGCATCTTCAGCCTGCATGCCGCGCTGCGCGGGCTGTTCGTGGTGGTGCCCCTGCTGCTCGTGCAGGTCGGCGGGCTGGACGTGTCTAAACACTGGGAGGTCTACCTGCCGATCATGGTGATCTCCTTCATCGGCTCGATTCCGGCCATCATCCTCGCCGAGGCGCGTGGCAAGATGAAGCCGGTGTTTGTCTCGGCGGTGGCCCTGCTGTTCGTCTCGACTCTCTCGCTGGCGCTGCTGGTGGGCAATTTCACCGGCATCGTGGCGAGCCTGTTCGGCTTCTTCCTCGCCTTCAACCTGCTCGAGGCGACGCTACCGTCGCTGGTCTCCAAGATCGCGCCCTCGGGCTGCAAGGGCACGGCGATCGGCGTCTACAACAGCTTCCAGTTCCTCGGCCTGTTCCTGGGCGGTGCGCTGGGCGGCTTTCTGGTCCAGCACGTGGGCGATGCCGCCCTGTTCGTGTTCGCCGCCGGGCTCGCCGCGGCGTGGCTGATGCTGGCGATCTCGATGCAGCCGCCCCCGGCGGTGCGCACGCGCCTGTTCGAAGTCGGCGAGATGAGCGAGGATCGCGGCAAGGAACTGTCGAGCGCGCTGGCGCATGTGCCGGGCGTGGTCGAGGCGGTCGTGATCGCCTCCGAGGGCGTGGCATACTTGAAGGTCAAAATGGCCGGCTGGGACGAGTCGGGCGCGCTTGAACTCATGAAACAAGGAAAATGA